In Artemia franciscana chromosome 4, ASM3288406v1, whole genome shotgun sequence, a single window of DNA contains:
- the LOC136025775 gene encoding ankyrin repeat domain-containing protein 29-like, which produces MIGTPNSKICKSLTVEDDYELTADLSSQVPYMSHNCPLHLAASSGHTQIVDCLLKHGSDSDVKNNDGTSPLHLAAYRGHTQIVDCLLKHGANIDEREKDGTSPLHLAASSGHTQIVDCLLKHGADSDAKNNDGTSPLHLAAYRGHTQIVDCLLKHGANIDEREKDGTSPLHLAASSGHTQIVHCLLKHGADIDGKKNGRSPLHLVASRRRKQMIECLLKHGANIDEREKDGTSLLHLAASRGHTQIVVCLLKHGADIDIKKNDGTSPLHLAASRGRKQIVDYLLKHGANIDEREKDGTSPLHLAASRGHTQIVDCLLRHGADIDVKSNDGTSPLHLAASIGSKQIVDYLLNHGANIDERKNDGTSPLHLAASGGHTQIVDCLLNRGAPANVRKNNGASPLHRAASAGCSQSVKLLLNFGARVNSKDENERTALHYACSNGRSEAVELLMEFGSDIDIICKEGFDYGIKCVRALRKL; this is translated from the exons AtgataggtacaccaaatagcaaaatttgcaaatccCTCACtgtcgaagatgattatgagctaacagctgacctttcatcacaagtcccctacatgtctcacaattg tccacttcatttagcagcttctAGTGGACACACACAAATTGTTGATTGTTTGTTGAAGCATGGGTCTGATAGTGATGTGAAAAACAATGATGGtacaagtccacttcatttagcagcttaTAGAGGACACACACAAATTgttgattgtcttttgaaacaCGGGGCTAATATTGACGAAAGAGAAAAAGATGGtacaagtccacttcatttagcagcttctAGTGGACACACACAAATTGTTGATTGTTTGTTGAAGCATGGGGCTGATAGTGATGCAAAAAATAATGATGGtacaagtccacttcatttagcagcttaTAGAGGACACACACAAATTgttgattgtcttttgaaacaTGGGGCTAATATTGACGAAAGAGAAAAAGATGGtacaagtccacttcatttagcagcttctAGTGGACACACACAAATTGTTCATTGTCTTTTGAAACATGGGGCTGATattgatggaaaaaaaaacggtagaagtccacttcatttagtaGCTTCTAGAAGACGCAAACAAATGATTGAATGCCTTTTGAAGCACGGGGCTAATATTGACGAAAGAGAAAAAGATGGTACAAGTCTgcttcatttagcagcttctAGAGGACACACACAAATTGTTGTTTGTCTTTTGAAACATGGGGCTgatattgatataaaaaaaaatgatggtacaagtccacttcatttagcagcttctAGAGGACGTAAACAAATTGTTGACTACCTTTTGAAGCACGGGGCTAATATTGACGAAAGAGAAAAAGATGGTACAAGTCCgcttcatttagcagcttctAGAGGACACACACAAATTGTTGATTGTCTTTTGAGGCATGGGGCTGATATTGATGTAAAAAGCAATGATGGtacaagtccacttcatttagcagcttctATAGGAAGCAAACAAATTGTTGACTACCTTTTGAACCACGGGGCTAATATCGacgaaagaaaaaatgatggtacaagtccacttcatttagcagcttctGGAGGACACACACAAATTGTTGACTGTCTTTTGAATCGTGGGGCTCCTGCTaatgtaagaaaaaataatggtgCAAGCCCTCTTCATAGAGCTGCTTCAGCAGGATGCTCGCAAAGTGTGAAATTATTGCTCAACTTTGGTGCGAGAGTTAATTCTAAAGACGAAAATGAAAGAACAGCCCTTCATTACGCTTGTTCAAATGGGAGGTCTGAAGCTGTTGAACTGCTTATGGAGTTTGGATCTGACATAGATATTATTTGCAAAGAGGGTTTTGATTACGGTATTAAATGTGTACGTGCACTTAGAAAATTATAG